The nucleotide sequence atttaaaaacataataattaaataaaataattactCTATTAACAATCGAGCGTTTCGCAGTCCCGAAAAACATCTGTTGCAGTTTTTAAAACCGTATCGTTTTCTCAGTATTTCAAACCATGAAATAAGTTTTCcaattaatatattcatatattaATTATAGTAGTTCATCATGagctcaagtatgcatttaattaaattaaatacacaaAATTCAAGTAAGTTCCATTAAATAACTTAACAGCCAGCTAACGAAGCTTAACGGaaatagcagggttgttacatataacaggttaaatacatacaataTAACAATTTAGATAGTTGAATACATACAATAGGAGATTTAAaatttgaatgcatacaataggaatttaaTGAAAGTTTAATGCATTTTCAAATAATTTTCCCTAATAACTATAACGAATGCTATTAAACTAAATGATAAATTCATCTAATAACAAAGGATCCTTAACAGAAACATACATAATGGAGTACGCACGACTCGAAATGAGTAAGAACAACTAGAGCAACCTAAGAACCAATCGAACTCAATCCGAGCCCAACCATCGCCGAAGTCAAACAAAAATCACTTACAATAAACAAAAACGAACAGACAAAGTTACAACAAAAATACATAAGTTAAACACCGGAAACAAAGACTAAAAAGGAAGTAAATTAACCGTCTTTGAAAAAACCCTTTTTGTTCCCCTCATCCGATCGAGAAGTGAACCCGTCAACTTTATCCACATGCGCACCTTTTAATTTCTGAGACATAATGGAATCCGACACACACTTATATTATCATACAATGATACGAGAATAACCACACATGAATAGTTTGTAGAAAACGATAATGTATATATACTAGTAGTAGCTTTTTCAAACACTGAGTAGATTGTGCTGTGAGGCCTTCTTTTATGCTATAAAACTCTAGAAAGTCAAGGTATTCAAACGGTTTAAAGAGTAATGGATTTTCATCATCCACAGTTTCTTCTGGTGCTTTAATCACATAACTAGCTTTTGGAAAGGAAAACAATCCAACTGAATACCTCGCCTTCTCCCCAGTCATCATCACCTGATGAAAAGGTGAAAAAAGTCGTCCATTTATCCACGCCTACAATAGTAAAAACGTCAAATTTCATTATTAAATATTCACAGTTTGAAAAGCAGAAAGCCAAAGCAAGGCGCCCCAAAATATATTTTTCCCAAATTAAACTTACCACCAACGAATCAGCAATCATGACAATATACAAGTTGTGTGAAGGTTGAACCTTGATCCAGTCACCAGATTTAGTTTGCACCTCGAGTCCTTCAACTTGATTTTGATGTAAAATTGATACAAAACCCTTGTCTGTATGCGCCTTAAGTCCAACTTTAGACTCATTCGTTTCAGGTCCTTTGTATTTCATAAAACGAAGCCTATGATGCGCAGAATCCATGTGTTCATCCATATATTTTCCCAATCCTAAAATTTGTAACACCATCTTCCTAACCATTTGGTCTAGCTTCAATAGTTTCTCTGAGAACTCTTGCAGGGTATTGCTACAACACAATGCAAGTGAATAAAGTTAGTCTCACAAACGACACATGAACCCATGATACCATTTGAAATACCAGTTACCCGTTAACCTGCatagatatatttaattataaattaatatacTTATTGTTAGGAACGTTTAGTGAGCTCCAATAAGACCCGACAAGTCCCACTCCCCTTGCCCATAGGGCTTGCCTATCCAACAAATCCCACTCGATTTGCCCCATCTATTCTGGTTTAACACCACGGTTGATAAAGTTTCTTTTGATATAGAaggtcttcaatttgcatctttcaAAAGCTAAAATCAGTCTCATCGAACCGATCAATATTCACATCACTTTTATCCGCCATTGTTCCCGCAAACACGAgagcctaagctctgataccacgtgTTAGGAATGATTAGGTGAGCCATAACAAGACCCGACAACCCGCTAGTAGTTATCAAATCCACAGACAACAAACGAATATACGAAGTGAACACGAAGATAATAACAAACACGTAAAAATACAagaatataacgtggttatatgtaatcaatgtGGGTACCTTAATCCACGACCAACAAAAAAGTAATCTTTATTAAATTTTATAGGTATACATTACAGGTTACATATGAGGGTATTCATAGTGCAAAAAGAAAATGAATTGGAAGCAAACGACGAATACTAAGTCGAATCCAACATGCTTCCAGCTTGGAGTTCGCAAGCATGTGAACGAGCTTATTTCCAGCCGCGAGCTCAAGACCTCCCATTCGCGAGCTTGCTGAATTCCAGTTCGCGATCACCACCTTTCGGGTCACGAAACATGATCAACAACAACAGTTTTGCGTTTTCGTTTAACACTTCTTTGCACTAAACACTTATAAATTCAATATAAATCTACAATTATACGCGGGTTTATTTGCGGATCATAAGTATCAGCGGGGCACAAATCAATAGATATGTATGTTTTTTTAAACTTGAGACATCTTTGAATTAAAACTCGCTTAGATAATTAAAATATGTTGTTAGGCCGGCCAACTAATTATAGTTAAACTATTTACACTAAAGTATCATATGATGAATAGTGATTATAAAATTAGATGTGGCATAAGACCTACTGGATTGATACCTAACTTTGGAGTTTCCTTCTGGCCACATAGTTTTAGTAAAGTTTTCGATTTTATCAGGAATGCATAATTCTTCAATGCCCAAGCTCTCAAAAAGTGGTGCATTGGTCCACTGACCAACGTACCCATGAAAAGGCTTCGAGGAACGGTTTTTGAATTTGGTTTCCAAGGGAAGATCGAAAACTTGTTGCAATGATTCAATCACGGACGTTTGGAGCTCCGGCAGGATATTCGGGATGCTTGTTTCAAAGCAACCAAACTCTTCTAAGGAGCGATGAACTTGAGATTTCGTTAAATCCCAATCGAGAGTGGTTGTGTCGTCGTGGTAAATATTCGAGAAATCAACGAAAGGGATTTTTAATTGAGTCTTTGTACCCATGTCTTCAAGGTGTGAAACTTACTAGTTTTGTGATCGACTTACATTACAACTTAAGAAACATTGCTTACATTTTTATATCTAGTTGTCAATTATTGGCCCTGGTAGTAGTTATTCAATAAATTTGGTAAACGCTTCATGTTGATCGTAATAACTAGAATTGAAActgaccgcgcgttgcggcggtaaCATCTTGATAGTCGTTGTTGTAGTCTGATTTACTTTACAAAACGGCTATGTGTATGTACATAGCTGATACATTACATAGTGGTTTAAAATTACATAGCTAATACATGACTTCCCATATTGCTTACATTCTGCTTACATGTTACAATGCGGCAACTCTCGTTTTTGAAATTCTATCAGTACTGCACAGAAAAGACCGAATTGGAGTATACACTACAATAACCTGCGATTTAAGTATTCTATTTGAAAAGCGtagaatgaacatataaaacaaacTGCGTATGGTACATACATATAAGTAATTGTATAAGACATATAACACATAACATCACAAATTTGTATAGCAAAATATATCAGGCATGTATAAGATAAACTACATAAGTGATTCCATAACCACATCAGACATATGCATATAATTAATTACATCAGCAAAACTAATTGGAAAATAACTCGGATAACATCCCAATACTTATAATTTCAGAAAGTAATGGGAAATTCAAAAACAGTCCACACAAAACATCCCAAATATCTCAGCAGTACACATAGTTAGATGTTAGTTACAATAAATAATTAATCATAAAAGACTACTTTTTCTGAAATTTAATAGTTTAAAATAAACAATAGCATAGCAAAGAGCATAAGCATCACATATAAATCTACCAACATATATTGCTTAAGATGAATGGAATTTGCATTATAAAAAAGCTATTCTATAAATAAGCAacataatattaaatatggtaagTTATGGAATATAAGCAAAATGTGGTACCTGATAAATATTGAGAATGTACACTGCTGTTATTAATCTGGATGCACTCATCAACAACAACAAAGAAACAAATTTCTCAAATGTCAATAACAAATAGCAACATCTTTAAAAATCTTTAAATTTATAAGGAAAAGGGGAAAAAGGGACAAACATTACCCATAATACAGGAAGTTGCAGCCATTGTGCGCATGATGGAGTTAGATAACTATTACTCATGAAGACTGTCTCTCTTGTTAACAATAAACATAAGataacgaaataaaaaaaaataccttGTGATACCAATTATAAATAGACTTATTTGGAGTCGCAAGAACAGAACTCTCATCCATCGCAGAAAGACGACAATTTCCAAATTAAAACATACcgaataaacgtaaatcattataaagATAAAATACAGGTAAGAAACAAAAAATGTTGACTACGACACTATAATAATAACACCCGGAATAGTAAATAAGGATTGAAATCTTTTTCAGATTGTGTCAGACGCCGTCTGTCGAGAAGCTTCTTATTTGTTGCTTTTTTATCTACTTTAACaggtttttatttcttatttttaacACGCTTCTTATTTTTTACTTCAGTCTTTGGATGTTTGGATGCTACTACTTTCGTCTGTAAGTTTATGGTGAAGGACACACTAAAgataaaattttcacaattaaaaaATAAAATTGTTAGCTCCTTAATTGAATATAACAAATGAGTTGTTTACCTTGAAAATCTTTCAATGTGCCCAAGGTTGCTTGGATGTGCACATGAACATATGGATCGCCAACAGAAGTCAATGATCAAATCACACATTACAGTCACTTGGTAAGTATAACAGAAGTGGAACTAACCATTTATTTGGTAGAGTTGCTCCATGATTGATGATTGCATTTATTTCTTTTTTGAAATTTTATCAAAAAGGCGTTTTATATCATGTTTAGAGACCTCAACCGCTGTTACCACATTTATGCTTCAATTCCATCCAACTAATAAAAGTAATGAAATATAAAATATATTGTGAAGGGTGGCGAACTGAAAATACCAACTCCACATGCTTCTTCAAATTTAAATGGATCATAGTTATGGCGTCTGTCGTTTTCTTTTGTCTGTCGTTTTCTTTTGTCTTTTCTTAGGGGCCATATCTTCAAAAAGAAAGTCGACAAACAACAACTTGAGCATTAACTTTGGTGAAAGACACAAAGAACAACAGTGAGGCCACATGCCACAATCTGATGTGCAAATAGAGAATTGAACATCAGTAATTAGCAACAACAGGTCATGATGAAGTAAGGCAGAAAAACAGCAAAGAAGAAATTGAAGGAACCTAAAAAAAATATTGTCCAAAAAGAAGAAAAACCGGAATCTAACTGTTTAACGAAAACAGTATACATGCAGAAACTacataaaaatgacaaaagtatacTTAGTGTAGTAATACAGTACAATTTATAATAAAGTATCACATTAAATATGCAATAAAAAAATATGTCCTAACAACTCCCTCTTTGAATGCAAAAAGCACAAGACTAATTCATTACTCTATCTTTTGAAAATAATATCCCCGAGAAAACATTGAAAGCCATTTAGAGATATAGTTGAAGCCACACATGAAGGtgccaatttcgacccatttgctttTAAATGTTACGCTTGTTATTTTTAGGTGAGCGAGCAAACCCGCTGAACAAACTTTGTTGACATGGCAAAGACAAAAATAATACGTAATCCATTGAACCAGCAATGGACCAGCCCTCCACGGTTCTTGTACATTGGGCTAGGTGCATagctaaaaatattaaacaattcaGGTCAATCTAACCCAATCCATATAAAAATACAATCCATTTTGCGAGTTTTGACACATTAACCAACCATTCAGTTTACCACCTCTACCCACACCATATGCAAATCTGACCAGGCCCTACAGAACTGTAAATCAATAAGGCTTTTGTAGAATGATAGGCTTACGATGTTTAGCCAATATCCACAACATCGTCACATGAAGTGGGTCCATCAATGAGATATAGGTATCCATCAAAGATGTTGGGTTGATGGTAAGTCATTTCTTCTTTTCCTTGCGCTTACCCAAATCAACCAAAATAACCTGGTTCATGACTCTGCCATAATATTTGCATGGATATGGATGTTCAACTGAACCATCCTTCCCACTAAGCATGTAATATTTCAAGATATAGTGGAGACCACCACATCAGTTTGCTCATTTCTGTCCACATCTCCAACACTTGCACCCTAAAAAAATATCTTAGTTCAGACACCAAGTCAGTTTATAAGGCTTAAAACTGGACGTGACAATTGTAACCATGGTCGCCCATTTACCTATTTACATATGTATGGGCCACTTGCTCGATCAAGATAACTTTAAATGCACAAAACCTCAATTTATTTATTTTGAATCAttattgaaatattttaggtttatACATTGATTATCGACACACCAACTGTACTATATTTTAGAAAGAACGAAACCATAAAACATGAAGTTTGTCATATGCAGCACCCATTCAATATAGAAGTTATATTAAAGTACTCGACATAAAAAAATCAAATGCTTATACTATAGTTGATCATGTGAACCTAGATGAATGTTACGGTTTGTGTTACGTTTAATATAATTCGTAACTTACAATACTTGCGCGTGCATTCAGCCATGTCGTACTCTTAGAAGTCAATTTATGTAACTGAGTGTAAAAAAGGATCAATTCACAATCTTATCACATGTGCGGACGGTAACACTAATACTGTACATTACAATATTTTCAAGGTTAAAACGATCAGTACGTATATGTATATTTAATTAGGTGATTGAAATAAAACTGTGTTTGAATTACTGACACAGAAAAAAGGTTAAGCTGTTAGCAGCTTAATGTGTAATTGAATGGGAATCTTATATTAACATCTACTTTAAGGTGCTTATATCTTTGCTATAAAAAGGTAAAAGGCATCTTTGATGACTTGGATAATCAAGCAAAAGAACTTCAGGTTCGTTTGGTTTAACAGAAAACGCTCGCCTTGATAGGGAGTGCCTTATTGCAGTTGCTAAACCAACCTGAAGTGGATAATAGACCAAATGATCACTATTAGACAGAATTTTAAGCCTAATAAAAGACCCTTTAATATTATATCAATAGTTTAATGTATGACACTTCTCGTTATAGCCTCTAATACCTAATACCTTTGTGGTGTTCATTGAACTCGCTGCAACATTCACATGAGCAGATGTTAGGGGTGCCATAAAGGCTGCAAATATCTGAACCAAATGCAAAATATGTATAAGTGAGTAATACAACAATACAAACTCTTAAAACTCTTAATGCCACCCGGTtacaaaaaataataaataatcaataaataACATTGAATCTGAAGTGGATCTTTTATCGCACTCAAATATTGTCCATCTGGTGAAACATCAGTCAACCAAAATTAACATGTTCTCTCTTGGTATAATCGAAAAACAATTCAGAATACAGATTTAATAGTAACCAGATTCAGAATCGAATTTAACTGAAACATATTTGTAATGGTATTCGCAAAATtttaaattgaaaaataaaagtagATTAAGGATACATACCTTTTCGATTCTTTGTTGGCTCCATCTTCAAAGTGTCATCACTATCAATTGATTTACACGACATTTTGGGGCTGAACATGCGTGATTTGGGGATGAATCAAGAATTGATTTTCGTTTGTTGATGATTGGCGTCGTTTGTTGATGATTGGCGTTTGTTTTTCAGAGagaattagggttttttttttcttGCCATTGGATGGTGAATGGTATGAAAATTACGAAACCCTACTTTTTCCAATTGCTACCGTCCTTTTTTCTAATATGAAGGCTAATTTAGTCTAATCagtgttaaacatcatgattatgaggtcataatcatgATGTGGAGATTTTAAGGGTATAGATTAAGGGAATATTTAACAATGGAAGGCTAGGATTATTAGATAGAAATTTAGATGATGTATTTTTgtgtttgttattatatatagtatagatagattattattattattattattattattattattattattattattattattattaactctcAAGCTTTCATAGATAAATCGATTGTACGTGTGAGTCTGTAACAAAGACCAAATGATGTTATATTGATCATAAAAAAATGAATAAATCAAAGACTACTTGTTCGATGCAAGATACCCGAATCTCAATTCCATATGCATTTTCAACATTTTCATTGATTAGATTGTTAACTTCATAAGATACAGCTCTCAAATGGTCAACCGTATTCACTACAGCCTTGATCGAGGCTCAAAAGTTGACCCGGGTTAAAATTTGCCGGTATGTTGAATCTAAAATTTTCCAATTATTTAAATTAGAAAATGAATTGATTTTTGTAGTTTAATTAGTTAAAGATTACGTGGATAGTTCATGTGAATACTTTTAACGGACTCAGTTAACCTTCGTTAAAGTGAAAAATGAATTTGGaactttaaaatgcttttaaggatgaaaaatgcagaaaataaaacGCACACATGAAACAGACTAAAAGTGAAAAACTGTACTAAATGTACTAAATGAGCAATTTTTCGGTCACTGCCTTCACCCTCCTTCTTCTTCAATCTCAACGAGTTTAACAAAAACTGATTATACACAGCGCAGATATTTTCAATCGGATTTCAGACGAATTTATACCTAAATATTTCACTCCGTTTCATCAtcctcataatttcaatttcaactTATTACAACTCTAAGCACGTTTCATTTTCATCATCGAATTAGAATTTTTTTAAGGTACCGCATTATgagatttatatttttttattttatttcgtaattatatttataattcatGTGCATCACACAACTTAATTCGACTCACGTTGCATAAAATagaatttgaaatatatatatgtatttttagggCACCGAATATTATCATGTATggttaattattatcaatattatcctaCAAATGATTATGTAATTCTGGATAATGGAATGAGTATGAATGAGCAAATTTCCATGTATTAGTCCCTTAAGTTTAAGATAATCATCATAACGATTGATCCAACATTACAGTAATGTGAAGCTACAATGGATCCCATTACTATTAGATGTTTGATAATGAGTATGCAATTTCTGTTCCTGCCCGAAAATGAGGTACTTATCCTGGAGGCATGAGTGTTCAGTCCATAGCAGTGATTGTATCGATTTCTGAGCGTAGCTATGTAGGTGCGAGTGAGTTTTGTTAACGCAATAGTGTCTATCTTATGCTATGTGTATGGCTGCTTTTAATTCAGGATAGAATATGTTATATGTTATGCGTTAGGGGAATAATGAATAGAAGATGTAGCTAGTTTGGATGAACACATACCAAAGGGCTTTTGGCCTAGCGGTATCGGAGAGCCCCTCTGACctttaggtcatgggttcgattccTGCTTAGGACATTATTGGTGTAAATTATATAGGGTGTGTGAGTTGGCGTTctagaaaaaaaaaagtttggatgaacacataataaaaaaaaatgttatatCTTGCTACATGGACATGAGAGTGTACTTTATTTCGCCGCGTATTTCATGTTAATTTTGTACTGAAAGTGGGATTATCATGGATTTAATAATTACTAGTACATTGCATCTCATGGCTTCTGTACTTTATGTTATTACGAAAAAGGTTAGTTACATCTAGTTTGAGAAACTAATCAATGAACACAAGTTATAGGTGTGTGTGTTTTAGGTTCCGTTCAAATAATTTGACCTTATGATTTTTGGGGTTGTTGCAGTTTAGAGCCAACAATGGCAAAAGTAATAGAGAAGTTCTTTATAACATCCATGTTGATGTGGATGGTACCTATTGCAATATTGTATGCCTTCAACAACAATTTATTTCCTGGTAAGCTTCTTTGGGAAAATCAATTGTAGACTCCTTATACGGGGAACATATCAAATAAACTAATAAAGAAATGGTGCATGACCAATTTATATTTATCAGTTATAAGATTTCGCTCATTTTAATGATTTGTCAATAATATTATTGACTGTGTAATCATGTGTTGTGATTCTTTAACAGGTTCTGCTGACTTGTCTCCGCATTCAGTGACACTCATAAGCGGGGGTGTTGCTGTAGTATCTGTCAACATTGTAATTGCATTCTACATATATCTTGCGATGAGAGAGCCTTCAGAGAAACACGAACCAGATCCCAAGTTTGTGTCAGAAGCCGAGGCTAGTGTCGAACATTTGGTACCAAACGAAACACAACAAACTTCATCGGCACATAAGAAAGATGAGTAATTCTATTATTAGTACATGGCATCGTTGTACAAATTTATTTTCATGTCAGGATAGCTAAAGTTTTCATTTTTTCCCAATTTTATTTAATCTCATATGTAGCCCATCTCATATGCTCATCATGCAAGTGTGTTGATTTTATTTGTTCAACCATTTTATTATGTGGCTAGCATGTATGATATAGAAAAATTGAAGCTATAACTTCCTAGTCTTTTCTGTTTTTTTGTTTAGTGGAATGGCTTAACTATCTGATTTATGATTTGCACAAGATAACATTTTTGCAAATGATAATGATCCTCATTACACATACTTGATCCACTGTTGCACTACACACATACACGCGAAGAAAGCACATATATACTCAACAATCAACACACTATAACAAGCCAAGCACCATCCTTAACTTGCACTGATTAACGTTAGTTATCCACTTGCACAGGCTAATCAGAGTTGCATACTCGTTGCAAACAGGCTAATCAAAGTTGCTATTCAACGCTGTTATATAGTAACAGAACCATTttgctattttttatttttttgtacagAACAGAGAAAAACGAGTTGGTTGCATTGTTCTACTTGACAAAAGAGTTTGTTATTAAAATACCATTTAGCCTCATGTCTTTAAGCCTAAAGCAGTTAATGACTTGGCAGTCACGTTTGTTGATCATGTTGCCATACAAATGACCGAAGTGGCTTTTTGAAAGGTTCTTAATTAACATTGTAACGACGTTTAATTGAATGGTCCAAAGTCAGATGTAGCATGACTATTTGTATACATTCAATAACATGCCTGAGACAAATAATGAATGGTGCACAAGAAGATAGTAACTATTGTATAATGATCATTGATCTAATATAaaacacttgttacaaaattttcatAACAAACTAGAAGCAGCTTCAAAAACTACAAACAAGTGCAACAATGCTCTTTCTTTGTGCATAAGATCCCATGATATTGCAGTGATTCCTAAATCtaaattttaacaataaataaAGATCTCTTTTAACACTTAAGATATCGTTTTATCTTGATTAGTAATAATCTTGTTTAGAATGGTTAATGATCAAGTTGtaaacacacacacataaattAAATACTACTATCAAACAGATAAAGGCCTTACCCTGGAAACCAGAACAAACTAGGGAGTAGGGAGCACGAACTTAAGATACTGAGCTCGAAACGAGCTGATCTCGAACTTGTTGAAATTACACGAGTCGAGCTCAAGCTAAAATTTGACATGTTTAcccataattttaagtattattgcaaCCATGATTTTGTGGCACGTGGCAGGCTAAGCCATATACAGTTCTACACTTAATATGAAAAACAGTAAAACATGATGCTAAAGAGTACCTTTGGTGGTCAACTGTTATGTCAAATCTTGAATAATATATCAATATTTTGTTTGTATTGTCACATTCTTACAAAAACATAAACATGAATGGATATGTTTGCCACTTATGACTATAAAGTCAATGGTTGCAAATTCATTTCTTAACATCGAAGCAATTCACAATCACTCTTTTGTTTTCACAAATTCAATTCATGGCCTCTGCTTTGTTTTGTAATCATCTCGACTTGCATCCATTTTGCACCCCTCACTTTCAATTTCAAATCAAACGTACCTTTTACTTTATCTATCACATCCCTTTACATATGACTGCATCATACTTTAGTGGCATATACTATATTCTATCTATTCATAAGGTGCTTTTACGTGTATTATATTCCATGTTTTTTCCCCGCAATTGTAGCTTAGCGTTTGAGACCAGTCAGTGGTCGGTTTTACAACCACTGTTTCTTGATTTCTAATAAAATATGTAGTACATATCATCAACACTTTCACATACTCATGCTTGTGAGCCCAATGATTGATGGAGCTTCCAACATATACCATTGGGAAATTAGCTTAGATACACTTTTTTCATAATTTTATTACACTTTTTTCATTGTTTGCGCACATACACTGTCCATTCAAATGACATTCCGTACTAACACAACATATCGTGTTCGAACTTAGAAACTGATGTTGTATCCCAAAAAACTACATTGTGCTCGAACATAGTACACTGTATTCGAACAAATAATTGTTCGAATAGCGTGTTCAAACTGAGTAGATTGTACTCGAACCTTTATTTGTTCGAACACTTGTAATTTAGTTTATGTTATGTAATTGTTATGTGTGTGATTTTAGCTTCAATGATTTGAAAATTAGAAGTGTTCGAACAAATAAAGGTTCGAGTACAATGTATTCTGTTCGAACACGCTATTCGAACAATTATTTGTTCGAATACATTATACTTTGTTCGAGTATAGTGTATTTTTATGTGACACGTCATCAGCTTCTGAGTTCGAACACGATATAATGTGTTCGAATGGAATGGCGTTCGTATGGACATTGTGTGTGCGCAAAAAAAGTGTGAAGTGTAATaaaattatgaataaaaaaaaaaaacgtatttGAGCTAATTTCCCTATACCATTTGAGTTTAAGTCTATGAGACTTCAACTTAACTTTTACGAGTTCTCTTAATAATATGTGTTCCCACCTATATTCTTCCCTTATATACTTTTGGGTCAAACTTATATCCGGACATGGATTAGTGGTTATACTACCGCATAAGCGATACAGTGATACACTATGTGACCTTGTGTGACTCTTAGAGTGTCGATttgttggcgacttgactgactcttagagcctaaagtaaatttcagACATGATTTAAAattcatggaaatttgattttaccactttcatggtgtctcaattttattttatttttcaaaattttttttatcctacttattggccggaggtccactcgaaagcaatctctctatccgtcgaatagagagagggatgactttctctaccttGGAGAGCGttttcactctgagtggagaaatgacttgtctttattctcggataggggaaggattgtctacatctcacctccccatacaccacttatatggtattgggttttgttgatgTTGGTGTTGTACTATGTGACCTTGATATATCCCTCAGGTGATATGTCTAACACGCACTGATAAGAACTTTCGGCATCTTAGTCTCTTGAAATTGATAGTGACATTTGATTCATCAATTTTGATAGATACACCAAACTTACTCATATCCTTCTCCATACCTATTTTCATTTCTTTGAACTTAGTCAAAGAATGTCAAGCTCAAGCTAAACTCATCACAATTGTAGCTTAAACTTATCTCATTTATAGCCTAGTATATCAGG is from Rutidosis leptorrhynchoides isolate AG116_Rl617_1_P2 chromosome 10, CSIRO_AGI_Rlap_v1, whole genome shotgun sequence and encodes:
- the LOC139870023 gene encoding probable 2-oxoglutarate-dependent dioxygenase AOP1, which gives rise to MGTKTQLKIPFVDFSNIYHDDTTTLDWDLTKSQVHRSLEEFGCFETSIPNILPELQTSVIESLQQVFDLPLETKFKNRSSKPFHGYVGQWTNAPLFESLGIEELCIPDKIENFTKTMWPEGNSKVSNTLQEFSEKLLKLDQMVRKMVLQILGLGKYMDEHMDSAHHRLRFMKYKGPETNESKVGLKAHTDKGFVSILHQNQVEGLEVQTKSGDWIKVQPSHNLYIVMIADSLVAWINGRLFSPFHQVMMTGEKARYSVGLFSFPKASYVIKAPEETVDDENPLLFKPFEYLDFLEFYSIKEGLTAQSTQCLKKLLLKLKGAHVDKVDGFTSRSDEGNKKGFFKDG
- the LOC139873649 gene encoding uncharacterized protein; translation: MAKVIEKFFITSMLMWMVPIAILYAFNNNLFPGSADLSPHSVTLISGGVAVVSVNIVIAFYIYLAMREPSEKHEPDPKFVSEAEASVEHLVPNETQQTSSAHKKDE